A single window of Chitinophaga sp. XS-30 DNA harbors:
- a CDS encoding TetR/AcrR family transcriptional regulator, with protein MSDRSFIFADVMRTRDENKVDLIYRKAIEMIVHEGLDGFGVNKLAKAAGVSPATIYIYYKDREDLIMQVTLRASNHMLEESMKDFDPDMSFDEGMNIQWRNRARYFLKYPLETQFIEKMRYTRHYDRIFEELHKTFKEKMGRFHHNALERKELIKLPFEVFWSVAFAPLYQLIKFHTQEGSWGHKKYAFSDETMQQTLSLVLKALKP; from the coding sequence ATGAGCGATCGCTCATTTATCTTTGCGGACGTTATGCGAACAAGGGATGAGAACAAGGTTGATCTGATCTACCGGAAAGCCATTGAAATGATTGTGCATGAGGGGCTTGACGGTTTCGGGGTGAATAAACTGGCCAAAGCCGCCGGCGTTTCTCCTGCCACGATCTACATCTATTACAAAGACCGGGAAGACCTCATCATGCAGGTGACCCTGCGGGCGTCCAATCATATGCTGGAAGAAAGCATGAAGGATTTTGACCCGGACATGAGCTTTGATGAAGGCATGAACATCCAGTGGCGCAACCGCGCCAGGTACTTCCTGAAGTATCCGCTGGAGACCCAGTTTATCGAAAAAATGCGCTATACCCGGCATTACGACCGGATCTTTGAAGAGCTGCACAAGACCTTCAAGGAAAAAATGGGGCGATTCCACCATAATGCACTGGAACGCAAGGAGTTGATCAAACTCCCGTTTGAGGTATTCTGGTCGGTTGCCTTTGCCCCGCTCTACCAGCTGATCAAATTCCATACACAGGAAGGCAGCTGGGGGCACAAGAAATATGCATTCAGCGACGAAACCATGCAACAGACGCTTTCCCTTGTGCTGAAAGCGTTGAAACCTTAA
- a CDS encoding AarF/ABC1/UbiB kinase family protein, whose protein sequence is MKEQTNIPTGKVERAGRFVTTGLKVGTNYIKHYTRRLMDPSITKDALHQENAEDIYDTLSNLKGSALKVAQMLSMDKGMLPKAYTERFAMSQYSAPPLSGPLVVNTFIKTLGKSPSQLYDQFDMKASNAASIGQVHKAVKDGKQLAVKIQYPGVANSVKSDLRLVKPFAIRIVGMNEVDMDKYFEEIESKLLEETDYALELRRSQDLSARCAHIPNLVFPVYYPGMSSDRIITMDWLDGKHLKEFLLTDPSQEVRNRIGQALWDFYQFQVHQLKQVHADPHPGNFLLREDGTVGIFDFGCVKEIPEDFYVNYFLLTDKEVLKDEVRRKEIYTNLEMIHPSDTEKEIVFFSGLFQEMIRLLTLPFTVDRFDFGDEEYFNEIYAYMDYLYNLKEVRESKVARGSRHSLYINRTYFGLYSMLSDLKADIVTAI, encoded by the coding sequence ATGAAGGAACAAACGAATATCCCCACCGGAAAAGTGGAAAGGGCAGGCAGGTTTGTGACCACCGGCCTGAAAGTAGGCACCAATTATATCAAACATTATACCCGCAGGCTGATGGACCCATCCATCACCAAAGACGCGCTTCACCAGGAAAATGCGGAAGATATCTACGATACGCTGAGCAACCTGAAAGGCAGTGCGCTCAAAGTGGCGCAGATGCTGAGCATGGACAAAGGCATGCTGCCCAAAGCCTATACGGAACGCTTCGCCATGAGCCAGTACAGTGCGCCGCCCCTCTCCGGTCCGCTGGTAGTGAACACCTTCATCAAAACACTTGGCAAATCACCCTCCCAGCTCTATGACCAGTTCGATATGAAGGCCTCCAATGCCGCATCCATCGGGCAGGTGCATAAAGCCGTGAAAGACGGCAAACAGCTGGCCGTGAAAATACAGTATCCCGGTGTGGCCAATAGCGTGAAATCGGATCTCCGCCTCGTCAAACCATTTGCCATCCGCATTGTAGGCATGAATGAAGTGGATATGGATAAATATTTCGAGGAGATCGAATCCAAACTGCTTGAGGAAACGGATTATGCGCTGGAACTGCGCCGCTCCCAGGATCTGTCCGCCCGCTGCGCGCACATTCCCAATCTTGTTTTCCCCGTCTATTATCCCGGAATGTCGTCCGACAGGATCATTACGATGGACTGGCTCGATGGCAAACACCTGAAAGAATTCCTGCTCACCGATCCTTCGCAGGAAGTACGGAACCGGATCGGACAGGCGCTGTGGGACTTCTACCAGTTCCAGGTGCACCAGCTGAAACAGGTGCATGCAGACCCTCACCCCGGCAATTTCCTGCTTCGGGAAGACGGCACCGTGGGCATATTCGATTTCGGATGTGTGAAAGAGATCCCCGAGGATTTTTACGTCAATTATTTTCTGCTGACCGACAAGGAAGTACTGAAAGACGAGGTCCGCCGCAAAGAAATATATACCAATCTGGAGATGATCCATCCTTCAGATACGGAAAAAGAGATCGTTTTCTTCTCCGGCCTCTTCCAGGAAATGATCCGCCTGCTGACCCTGCCCTTTACGGTAGACCGTTTTGATTTTGGCGATGAGGAGTATTTCAATGAGATCTATGCTTATATGGATTACCTGTATAACCTGAAGGAAGTGCGCGAGTCCAAAGTAGCCCGCGGCAGCCGGCACTCCCTCTACATCAACCGTACTTACTTCGGGCTCTATTCCATGCTGAGCGACCTGAAAGCGGATATTGTAACAGCCATTTGA
- a CDS encoding glycoside hydrolase family 127 protein produces MKQLLFIPLGALALGQATAQAPVRQADPVNFSQVQITDAFWKPKLEKVATVTIPVCIEQSEVKTRRIDNFERAARKKGEKHEGMYYDDSDVYKALEAIAYSLKNHPDPAIEKKADEWISKIAAAQEPDGYLNTYYTLTGLDKRWKDMEKHEAYCAGHLIEAAVAYYNTTGKRTLLDVAIRFADHIDRYFRVPGKPWVTGHQEIELALVKLYRTTKDEKYLGLADWLLQQRGHGHGVGKIWDDWKSPQYCQDDLPVKDQREIRGHAVRAMYLYTGIADVAAVNNDPSYLPAMQSIWEDVVHRNMYITGGIGSSSHNEGFTVDYDLPNESAYCETCASVGMVFWNQRMNLLTGDAKFADVLERSLYNGALDGLSLSGNRFFYANPLASRGKHERSEWFGTACCPSNISRLIASLGDYIYAKSDEAILVNLFVGSNTTIPLKKGKVHISQETNYPWEGGVTIHISPERRMKSKLMVRIPGWAQHEPAPGSTYFYLATFKKTFSLTINGQPAAYTMQQGYATMEREWKKGDVVQLELPMDVKRVLATDSIKENRNRVALQRGPLVYCVEHPDNGGRVSNILLTDDVQFSTSYDPALLNGVVKIQGEAPVVKPGTDGISIQTSRQQITAIPYYAWANRGPGEMQVWMLRKISDITLQ; encoded by the coding sequence ATGAAGCAATTATTATTCATCCCCCTGGGCGCCCTGGCCCTCGGTCAGGCAACCGCCCAGGCACCTGTCCGCCAGGCAGATCCGGTCAACTTCTCGCAGGTGCAGATCACTGACGCTTTCTGGAAGCCCAAACTGGAAAAAGTGGCTACGGTCACCATCCCCGTATGCATCGAACAATCGGAAGTGAAAACCCGCCGGATCGATAATTTTGAACGGGCCGCCCGGAAAAAAGGCGAAAAGCACGAGGGCATGTATTACGACGATTCCGATGTGTACAAAGCCCTGGAAGCCATCGCCTATTCCCTCAAGAACCATCCGGACCCCGCCATCGAAAAAAAGGCGGATGAATGGATCAGCAAGATCGCAGCGGCACAGGAACCGGACGGGTATCTCAATACTTATTATACGCTGACGGGACTCGACAAGCGCTGGAAAGATATGGAGAAACATGAGGCCTACTGCGCCGGTCATCTCATCGAAGCAGCCGTTGCCTATTATAATACTACCGGAAAAAGAACGCTGCTGGATGTGGCGATCCGTTTTGCGGATCATATCGACCGGTATTTCCGGGTACCGGGCAAGCCCTGGGTGACCGGGCACCAGGAGATAGAACTGGCCCTTGTTAAACTTTACCGCACCACAAAGGATGAAAAATACCTCGGGCTGGCGGACTGGCTGTTGCAACAGCGGGGGCACGGCCATGGTGTGGGCAAGATATGGGACGACTGGAAGAGCCCGCAGTATTGCCAGGACGATCTGCCGGTGAAAGACCAGCGCGAGATCAGGGGGCATGCGGTGCGGGCCATGTACCTCTACACCGGTATTGCGGACGTTGCCGCCGTCAACAACGACCCTTCTTACCTCCCGGCCATGCAAAGCATCTGGGAGGATGTCGTGCACCGCAATATGTACATCACCGGAGGCATCGGATCGTCTTCGCACAATGAAGGTTTTACGGTGGATTACGATCTGCCGAACGAAAGCGCTTACTGCGAGACCTGCGCTTCCGTGGGGATGGTGTTCTGGAATCAGCGGATGAACCTGCTGACCGGTGACGCGAAATTTGCCGATGTGCTGGAACGCAGCCTCTACAACGGCGCGCTGGACGGTCTGTCTTTGAGTGGCAACCGTTTCTTTTATGCCAATCCACTGGCTTCCCGTGGCAAACATGAACGCAGCGAATGGTTCGGCACGGCCTGCTGCCCTTCCAATATTTCCCGGCTGATCGCCTCCCTTGGCGATTACATCTATGCAAAATCAGACGAAGCCATCCTGGTCAATCTCTTTGTGGGCAGCAACACCACCATCCCGCTGAAAAAAGGGAAGGTGCATATTTCGCAGGAAACGAACTATCCCTGGGAAGGTGGCGTGACCATTCATATATCCCCGGAACGCCGGATGAAAAGCAAACTGATGGTACGCATTCCCGGATGGGCGCAGCATGAACCCGCTCCCGGCAGCACCTATTTCTATCTTGCCACATTCAAAAAAACTTTTTCACTGACCATTAACGGCCAGCCTGCGGCTTACACCATGCAACAGGGATATGCCACGATGGAACGGGAGTGGAAGAAAGGCGATGTGGTGCAGCTGGAACTGCCGATGGATGTGAAACGTGTGCTGGCGACAGACAGCATAAAAGAAAACAGGAACAGGGTTGCCCTGCAGCGCGGCCCGCTCGTGTATTGCGTGGAACATCCGGATAACGGCGGAAGGGTGAGCAACATCCTGCTGACGGACGATGTGCAGTTTTCCACGAGTTATGATCCCGCGCTGCTCAATGGCGTGGTAAAGATCCAGGGCGAAGCGCCGGTGGTGAAACCGGGCACGGACGGTATTTCCATACAGACCAGCCGGCAGCAGATCACCGCTATTCCTTATTATGCCTGGGCCAATCGAGGGCCCGGGGAAATGCAGGTATGGATGCTGCGCAAAATATCCGATATCACCTTACAGTAA
- a CDS encoding FadR/GntR family transcriptional regulator, translating into MVNGIKPLSSKSMAERVETSLREYFARESFKPGDPLPTELELAAALGVSRNVVREALSRFKMLGIIETKKKTGMVISNPDIVGTFEKVLNPEIMDEATLQDLFELRLVLETGIADLLFIRKTKKDLDELEEIAAREVKGNNFRISNEIAFHGKLYEMTGNNTLKRFQTLLLPIFGYVMKLENKKYISGKVTHQGLVKILREGTPEEFKQGMVSHLQPHFDRVRKLKKP; encoded by the coding sequence ATGGTTAACGGAATAAAACCCCTTTCCTCCAAATCGATGGCTGAGCGTGTGGAGACAAGCCTCAGAGAATATTTCGCCAGGGAGTCTTTCAAACCCGGAGACCCCCTCCCCACAGAATTGGAACTGGCAGCTGCGTTAGGAGTGAGCCGGAATGTGGTCAGAGAAGCATTGAGCCGTTTTAAAATGTTAGGGATTATTGAAACGAAAAAGAAGACCGGCATGGTCATTTCCAATCCTGATATTGTAGGCACCTTTGAAAAGGTACTGAACCCCGAGATCATGGATGAGGCTACCCTGCAGGACCTGTTCGAGCTGCGGCTGGTGCTGGAAACGGGTATTGCCGACCTGCTGTTTATCCGCAAGACGAAGAAGGACCTGGATGAGCTGGAAGAGATCGCCGCGAGGGAAGTAAAAGGCAATAATTTCCGCATCAGTAATGAGATTGCCTTTCATGGAAAACTCTATGAAATGACGGGCAACAATACCCTGAAAAGATTTCAGACCTTGCTGCTGCCTATTTTCGGCTATGTAATGAAACTGGAGAACAAGAAATATATCTCCGGGAAAGTGACCCATCAGGGGCTGGTGAAGATACTGCGGGAAGGGACGCCGGAGGAATTCAAGCAGGGAATGGTATCTCACCTGCAACCGCATTTCGACCGGGTCAGGAAGCTCAAGAAGCCCTGA
- a CDS encoding MFS transporter produces MRPKKERLFTRYQVFMIALIALLQFTVILDFMVLNPLGEILLSEMNIKTEQFGLVVSGYAFSAGISGILAAGFADRFDRKKMLMVFYTGFVAGTFLCALAPSYLFLLGARIITGLFGGVMGAIGMAIIADLFLPEVRGRVMGFVQMAFGLSQVVGIPIGWELANRFSWHAPFWMIGIFGVVIGIIMMVYVKPITGHLTGQTDKNAFRHLLHTLSNRNYFLAFGTTMVLTVGGYMMMPFGSTFSRHNLGLSETDVTILFVASGLLSFILGPIIGKLSDKFGKANMFYAASLLTAVMVYIYTNLGITPLYMAIIISGIMFVGVFGRVIPSQAIMTSMPAMHDRGAFMSVNSSLQQLSGGIAAFVAGRIVVQTSSGALLHYDRLGYVMIVAFAITTVMMYLLNRQIMAKQTQQPPVVAAAS; encoded by the coding sequence ATGCGACCCAAGAAAGAAAGGCTTTTTACCCGGTACCAGGTATTCATGATCGCCCTGATCGCTTTGCTGCAGTTCACGGTGATCCTGGATTTTATGGTGCTGAACCCGCTCGGGGAGATCCTCCTGTCGGAAATGAACATCAAAACGGAACAATTCGGCCTGGTTGTTTCCGGTTACGCCTTCAGCGCCGGCATTTCGGGCATTCTGGCCGCAGGGTTTGCGGACAGGTTTGACCGGAAAAAGATGCTGATGGTCTTTTACACCGGTTTTGTGGCCGGCACTTTCCTTTGCGCCCTGGCCCCCAGCTACCTGTTCCTGCTGGGCGCGCGCATCATTACCGGTCTTTTCGGAGGGGTAATGGGCGCCATCGGGATGGCCATCATTGCGGACCTGTTTCTTCCGGAAGTACGCGGCCGCGTGATGGGCTTTGTGCAGATGGCCTTTGGCCTGAGCCAGGTGGTGGGCATCCCCATCGGCTGGGAACTGGCGAACCGCTTTTCCTGGCATGCGCCTTTCTGGATGATCGGGATATTCGGCGTAGTGATAGGCATCATTATGATGGTCTATGTAAAACCCATCACCGGCCACCTCACGGGGCAAACAGACAAGAACGCCTTCCGGCACCTGCTCCATACGCTCAGCAACCGCAATTACTTCCTGGCCTTCGGCACCACCATGGTGCTGACGGTAGGCGGATATATGATGATGCCTTTCGGCAGCACATTCTCCCGCCACAACCTCGGCCTCTCCGAAACGGACGTCACCATCCTTTTTGTAGCCAGCGGCCTGCTTTCCTTTATCCTGGGCCCGATCATCGGGAAGCTGAGCGACAAATTCGGCAAGGCGAACATGTTCTATGCAGCCAGCCTGCTGACGGCCGTGATGGTGTACATTTATACCAACCTGGGCATTACGCCGCTTTACATGGCTATCATTATCAGCGGCATCATGTTCGTTGGGGTTTTCGGCCGGGTGATCCCCTCCCAGGCCATTATGACCTCCATGCCTGCGATGCATGACCGCGGCGCCTTTATGAGCGTCAACTCCTCCCTGCAGCAGCTTTCCGGCGGCATCGCCGCTTTTGTGGCCGGCAGAATAGTGGTGCAGACCTCAAGCGGGGCGTTGCTGCATTACGACCGGTTAGGGTATGTGATGATCGTTGCTTTTGCCATCACAACCGTCATGATGTACCTCCTGAACCGGCAGATTATGGCTAAACAGACGCAACAGCCGCCGGTAGTGGCAGCTGCCTCCTGA
- a CDS encoding exo-alpha-sialidase yields MKFTYQSTAGCSLLAAALFLLPACTKKLEQNTRIGLEDESMSVVAAAAAPQSHSYLKLFDGGPSGQHSFRIPSIVKTRNGTLIAMCECRRWNNSDWGDINVVFKRSFDNGATWTQMGEIAASGNGTWGNPTSVYDPAQGSNGRVWVFLSWNDGTHTSMSTIDSWGDRKVYSCYSDDHGATWSAPVDRTSTLLPPGYAWDAMGPGIGIVTQFNNPGRLIIPALRRNIYSDDHGATWQYQLIPGGTDEGTIIERMNGTLMRNDRPTTSQWEASKRRRISTGTIEGGFSSFTSDGTLLDPKCQGSILRYNTDSPNRIVFLNSASTVTRGKMRVRISYDNGQTWPISRRIYDWLTEAQAQAQGKGGYSSMIKTADYHVGALIEINEDTGNNSTSHRSIEFHKFNLPWMLNGNPEP; encoded by the coding sequence ATGAAATTCACATACCAATCAACAGCGGGCTGCTCCCTGCTGGCAGCAGCTTTATTCCTGCTTCCCGCCTGCACTAAAAAGCTCGAGCAAAATACCCGGATCGGCCTGGAAGATGAAAGTATGTCTGTAGTAGCGGCTGCCGCAGCACCCCAATCCCATTCTTATCTGAAACTGTTCGACGGCGGCCCCTCCGGCCAGCATTCCTTCAGAATACCTTCCATCGTTAAAACCAGGAACGGTACCCTCATCGCCATGTGCGAATGCCGGCGCTGGAATAACTCCGACTGGGGAGACATCAACGTCGTGTTCAAACGCTCATTCGACAATGGCGCCACCTGGACGCAGATGGGAGAGATCGCAGCTTCCGGGAACGGTACCTGGGGAAACCCTACTTCCGTGTACGACCCTGCCCAGGGCTCCAACGGAAGGGTATGGGTATTCCTCTCCTGGAACGACGGCACCCACACCTCCATGAGCACAATAGATAGCTGGGGAGACAGAAAAGTATATTCCTGCTATAGCGACGACCACGGCGCCACCTGGTCTGCCCCGGTTGACAGAACATCCACCCTTCTTCCTCCGGGCTATGCCTGGGACGCGATGGGCCCGGGCATCGGCATCGTCACACAGTTCAACAACCCGGGAAGGCTCATCATCCCGGCGCTCAGACGAAATATCTATAGCGACGATCACGGCGCTACCTGGCAATATCAGCTGATCCCCGGCGGAACGGATGAAGGCACCATCATAGAACGCATGAACGGTACACTGATGCGTAACGACCGCCCTACTACCAGCCAGTGGGAAGCGTCCAAACGCAGAAGGATCTCCACCGGCACCATCGAAGGCGGTTTCTCCAGCTTCACCTCAGACGGCACATTGCTGGACCCTAAATGCCAGGGCTCCATCCTCCGGTATAATACCGACAGCCCGAACCGCATCGTTTTCCTCAATTCCGCCAGCACCGTCACCCGCGGGAAAATGAGAGTACGCATCAGCTATGATAACGGACAGACCTGGCCCATCAGCCGCCGGATATACGACTGGCTGACCGAAGCACAGGCACAGGCGCAGGGCAAAGGCGGATACTCCAGCATGATCAAAACGGCGGACTATCACGTCGGCGCACTGATCGAGATCAATGAAGATACCGGCAACAACAGCACCAGCCATCGTTCCATAGAATTTCACAAATTCAATCTGCCCTGGATGCTCAACGGCAACCCGGAACCATAA
- a CDS encoding TetR family transcriptional regulator C-terminal domain-containing protein — MEKQPIREAYKRYWLENGKRPVSVFALCKILDVPEDSFYECYSSMEGVENDVWLDYFQRTIDQLHEDETYQQYSAQEKLLAFYFLWVQQLKQDRSYILLQKERFQFPGSQFRQLSTFKKAFYDYAANLIREGYLSSEIKERKYISDQYVHGFWMQALFVLKYWSDDTSVNFEMTDAAIEKAVNLSFQLIHSNTLDSLLDFGKFILARK; from the coding sequence ATGGAAAAGCAACCTATCCGCGAAGCATACAAACGCTATTGGCTGGAAAATGGCAAAAGACCCGTTTCTGTTTTCGCGCTCTGCAAAATACTGGACGTTCCTGAAGACTCCTTCTACGAATGCTACAGTTCCATGGAAGGCGTTGAGAACGATGTCTGGCTGGACTATTTCCAGCGCACGATCGACCAGTTACATGAGGATGAAACCTATCAGCAATATTCCGCGCAGGAAAAGTTGCTGGCCTTTTACTTTCTCTGGGTGCAGCAGCTGAAGCAGGACAGAAGTTACATCCTCCTGCAAAAAGAACGTTTCCAGTTCCCGGGTTCCCAGTTCCGCCAGTTGTCCACTTTCAAAAAAGCATTTTACGATTATGCCGCTAACCTTATCCGGGAAGGGTACCTCAGTTCCGAGATCAAAGAGCGGAAATATATCTCCGATCAGTATGTACATGGTTTCTGGATGCAGGCGCTGTTTGTACTGAAATACTGGAGCGATGATACCAGCGTCAATTTTGAGATGACCGATGCGGCGATCGAAAAAGCCGTGAACCTGAGCTTTCAGCTCATACATTCCAACACGCTGGACAGCCTGCTGGATTTCGGGAAATTCATTCTTGCCAGGAAATAA
- a CDS encoding mobile mystery protein A: protein MKLQNSLLVIRQLDKKMEGLQPLQGFSMPQDGWIRTIRKTLQMSLRQLGKRMSMTPQSVLEVETREKEGSITLKSLREAGEALNMTLVYGFLPKDGSLEKMIEWHARELALKIIYRTSTTMKLEDQENSSVRLNQAVEEMMEELKREPKKLWD, encoded by the coding sequence ATGAAACTACAAAACAGCTTATTGGTCATCCGGCAATTGGATAAGAAAATGGAAGGGTTACAGCCCTTGCAGGGCTTCTCTATGCCGCAAGATGGCTGGATTCGCACGATTCGCAAAACGTTGCAAATGTCACTCCGGCAACTCGGCAAACGTATGTCGATGACACCGCAGAGCGTACTCGAAGTCGAAACCCGTGAGAAAGAAGGTTCTATCACACTCAAATCCTTAAGGGAAGCGGGGGAAGCCTTGAATATGACACTGGTTTACGGTTTTTTACCGAAAGACGGCTCGCTGGAAAAGATGATCGAATGGCATGCCCGTGAGCTGGCGCTTAAAATCATTTATCGTACTTCCACAACGATGAAGCTGGAAGATCAAGAAAACAGTTCAGTGCGGCTGAATCAGGCCGTGGAAGAAATGATGGAAGAACTTAAACGCGAACCAAAAAAATTATGGGATTAG
- a CDS encoding mobile mystery protein B produces MGLAVEYQDGQTPLDEDEKEGLLIPSVTTRGELDEVEQRNIEEAIRWTVQRRKKFTANEVLTEAFVQELHVKMLGEVWRWAGSFRNSNKNIGVDKYQIGIELRILLDDCKYWMDNNIYGSDEIAIRFKHRIVSIHCFANGNGRHSRLIADVIIEKIFGGEVFTWGRQNLVSHNEYRALYLAALRAADRGDFEPLIRFARS; encoded by the coding sequence ATGGGATTAGCGGTTGAATACCAAGACGGACAGACCCCGCTCGATGAAGATGAAAAAGAAGGGCTGCTTATTCCATCCGTCACCACAAGGGGTGAACTGGATGAAGTGGAGCAGCGCAACATCGAAGAAGCGATCCGGTGGACCGTTCAGCGCCGCAAGAAATTCACTGCTAATGAAGTTCTGACCGAAGCATTCGTGCAGGAGCTTCATGTAAAAATGTTGGGTGAGGTTTGGCGCTGGGCCGGATCATTCAGAAACTCGAATAAGAATATCGGAGTGGATAAATACCAGATCGGTATCGAATTGCGCATCTTACTGGATGACTGCAAATACTGGATGGATAATAATATATACGGCTCTGATGAAATCGCCATTCGCTTCAAGCACCGCATCGTCAGCATCCATTGCTTTGCAAATGGAAACGGGCGGCATTCGCGCCTGATTGCAGATGTGATAATAGAAAAGATTTTCGGCGGAGAGGTGTTTACTTGGGGACGGCAGAATCTTGTCAGCCATAATGAATATCGCGCTTTATATCTTGCCGCGTTGCGCGCAGCAGATCGCGGAGATTTCGAACCGTTGATACGCTTTGCGCGATCATAA
- a CDS encoding PepSY domain-containing protein — protein MKKIVGKVHLWLGLTSGLVVFVISVTGCILAFEQEFKSMLFPYLHAEVQEGKEPLAPSRLIAIAGKHITDKAPNGVSYPGPGRSASVMYYGADPDYYYQVFMDPYTGKVLKVWSEEEDFFHFILHGHFYLWLPPKIGQPVVASATLVFLVMLISGLVLWWPKNKGAAKQRFSIKWNARWRRKNYDLHNVLGFYVMIIAMVLALTGLVWGFEWFSNATYYATTGKSLKDVKIPVSDTTGYTTEAARVMAVDRAWAGIQQQMPETAGMFVYTPQTKAEALNIFVNLRPGTYYKGDNYTFDQYTLQPLQATGPYSGKYADAGAGDKLRKMNYDIHTGAIWGLAGKIMMFCASLICASLPITGTMIWLGRKKKQRQQQRSVPVASVRPEPVLS, from the coding sequence ATGAAAAAAATAGTAGGGAAAGTACACCTCTGGCTTGGATTGACCTCCGGGCTGGTGGTTTTTGTGATTAGTGTTACGGGATGCATACTGGCTTTCGAACAGGAGTTCAAAAGCATGTTATTCCCGTATCTGCATGCGGAAGTGCAGGAAGGAAAGGAACCGCTTGCCCCTTCCCGGCTGATAGCGATAGCCGGTAAACATATTACGGACAAAGCGCCCAACGGCGTCAGTTACCCCGGTCCGGGCAGAAGTGCATCCGTTATGTATTACGGTGCGGACCCCGATTATTATTACCAGGTTTTTATGGACCCCTATACCGGAAAAGTGCTGAAGGTATGGAGCGAGGAGGAAGATTTCTTCCATTTTATCCTTCATGGCCATTTTTACCTCTGGCTGCCACCGAAGATCGGGCAGCCTGTGGTGGCTTCGGCGACGCTTGTTTTTCTGGTGATGCTGATATCCGGACTGGTCCTCTGGTGGCCGAAGAACAAAGGGGCGGCCAAACAGCGGTTCTCCATCAAATGGAATGCAAGATGGCGGCGGAAGAACTACGACCTGCACAATGTGCTGGGCTTTTATGTGATGATCATCGCCATGGTACTGGCGCTCACCGGTCTCGTCTGGGGCTTTGAATGGTTCAGCAATGCCACTTATTACGCCACTACGGGAAAATCCCTCAAGGACGTGAAAATTCCGGTATCCGACACCACCGGATATACCACGGAAGCCGCCAGGGTTATGGCGGTAGACCGGGCCTGGGCAGGTATTCAGCAACAAATGCCGGAAACCGCCGGCATGTTCGTGTACACGCCGCAGACCAAAGCTGAGGCGCTCAACATATTCGTTAACCTTCGCCCCGGCACTTATTACAAAGGGGATAATTATACTTTCGATCAATACACCCTGCAGCCACTGCAGGCTACCGGCCCTTATAGCGGCAAATATGCAGACGCCGGAGCGGGGGACAAGCTGCGGAAAATGAATTATGATATTCATACCGGGGCTATATGGGGACTGGCCGGCAAGATCATGATGTTTTGCGCCAGCCTGATATGTGCCAGCCTGCCCATTACCGGAACCATGATCTGGCTCGGGAGGAAGAAAAAGCAAAGACAGCAGCAAAGATCTGTACCGGTGGCCAGCGTTCGCCCCGAACCCGTATTGAGTTGA
- a CDS encoding cupin domain-containing protein, which yields MKNTTAEYWKQQLQLTSHVEGGAFRETYRAPLTIGHQALPAGFSGPRNASTGIYFLLEDGDFSAFHRIAADEMWHFYDGTTLYIYEIRPDGDLQVHKLGRNPEQGEQLQLVIPAGSWFASCVEETGGFALAGCTVAPGFDFADFELADRAALSALFPQHKGLIALLTR from the coding sequence ATGAAAAACACAACCGCCGAATATTGGAAGCAGCAGCTCCAGCTTACCAGTCATGTAGAGGGTGGCGCTTTCCGGGAAACTTACCGCGCGCCGTTAACGATCGGCCATCAGGCATTGCCTGCAGGCTTTTCCGGGCCACGCAACGCATCCACAGGCATTTATTTTTTACTGGAGGATGGGGACTTCTCCGCTTTTCACCGTATTGCCGCCGATGAGATGTGGCATTTTTATGACGGGACCACGCTGTATATTTATGAGATCAGGCCGGACGGGGACCTGCAGGTACATAAACTTGGCCGTAACCCGGAGCAGGGGGAACAATTGCAGCTGGTGATCCCGGCGGGCAGCTGGTTTGCCTCCTGTGTGGAGGAAACGGGCGGTTTTGCATTGGCAGGCTGCACGGTGGCGCCGGGCTTTGATTTTGCTGATTTTGAACTGGCGGACAGAGCGGCGCTGTCTGCCCTCTTCCCGCAGCACAAGGGGCTGATCGCTTTGCTGACAAGGTGA